In Lewinellaceae bacterium, a single window of DNA contains:
- a CDS encoding AAA family ATPase → MNGLNSIELEIAVNIKAKVPVVSIISYEEDRVFESLCKVANHMCKHQQEVLQEQLSRAGDEQERQQLSERLDVLASPKAYQIVKWTLTDGLVHYVKNDVENTWATTKITGDFRNPIEAIEFLWKQKNMTSEVFDYQTILFVFCDMHYWIDRNDRAGRFNVHLTRRLKDFSYWFRKKKAPQSLIFLSPVEVIPNELKTYMQIVNYDIPSAEELEKWLDKREVDLKKQYGDNCINLALEERKKLLGALRGLTFEEAEYVVEKSMTGNGVFDKNDIDVVLEEKRQIIQKDGMLEYFDSDISIEQVGGLEILLRWLDRRKDAFYGQAIQVGEATISLPMPKGVLLIGVSGCGKSLVAKAVAKNWKLPLLRLDIGKIFGGIVGQSEENMRKAIRIAESIAPVIVWLDEIEKAFPRTNSSSDSGVSTRVMGTFLHWMQEKKAPVFVVATGNEIADLPPELTRKGRFDEIFYVGLPNLEARKEIIKIHSLTLPLSENHINEIAEKTKFYTGAEIEQTLKNALFELKGILEDNPDASPSGASDLLFAAIRKTMEDMVPLADRRVVKDGKKESILKDTIEKAQSIAKPASDRFEELPTGDEHTRFEYK, encoded by the coding sequence ATGAATGGGCTAAATAGTATCGAACTGGAAATCGCCGTCAATATCAAGGCAAAGGTTCCGGTCGTTTCCATCATTTCTTACGAGGAAGACCGCGTTTTCGAAAGTTTGTGCAAAGTCGCCAATCATATGTGCAAACACCAGCAGGAAGTGCTACAGGAGCAACTGAGCCGGGCCGGCGACGAGCAGGAAAGGCAACAATTAAGCGAGCGCCTGGACGTGCTGGCTTCCCCGAAAGCCTATCAAATTGTCAAGTGGACCCTGACCGACGGCCTGGTCCACTACGTCAAAAACGATGTTGAAAACACCTGGGCCACGACCAAAATAACCGGGGATTTTCGAAATCCTATTGAGGCCATTGAATTTCTGTGGAAACAAAAAAACATGACCTCGGAAGTTTTCGACTACCAGACTATCCTCTTTGTCTTTTGCGACATGCACTACTGGATCGACCGCAACGACCGCGCGGGCCGCTTCAACGTTCACCTGACCAGGCGCTTGAAGGATTTCTCGTACTGGTTCAGAAAGAAAAAAGCGCCGCAGAGCCTAATCTTCCTCTCTCCGGTGGAAGTGATCCCCAACGAATTGAAAACCTATATGCAAATTGTCAACTACGACATTCCCTCGGCTGAAGAACTGGAGAAATGGCTCGATAAACGCGAAGTGGATTTGAAAAAGCAATACGGCGACAATTGTATCAACCTGGCCCTGGAGGAAAGGAAAAAATTGCTGGGCGCGCTCCGGGGCCTGACCTTTGAAGAAGCAGAATACGTGGTAGAAAAATCCATGACCGGAAACGGAGTTTTTGACAAGAACGATATCGATGTCGTCCTGGAAGAAAAACGGCAGATTATCCAAAAAGACGGCATGTTGGAGTACTTCGACTCCGATATAAGTATCGAGCAGGTGGGGGGCCTGGAAATCCTCCTCAGGTGGCTCGACCGGAGGAAGGACGCTTTCTACGGCCAGGCCATCCAGGTAGGTGAGGCAACCATCTCTCTGCCCATGCCTAAGGGTGTCTTGCTGATCGGGGTGTCGGGGTGCGGAAAAAGCCTGGTGGCCAAAGCGGTGGCCAAAAACTGGAAACTGCCGCTGCTACGGCTGGATATCGGCAAAATCTTCGGCGGCATCGTCGGCCAATCCGAAGAAAACATGCGCAAAGCGATCCGCATCGCCGAGAGCATCGCGCCGGTTATCGTGTGGCTGGATGAGATCGAAAAGGCCTTTCCGCGCACCAACAGCAGCTCCGATTCCGGGGTGTCCACCCGAGTGATGGGAACCTTCCTCCATTGGATGCAGGAAAAGAAAGCACCGGTTTTCGTAGTGGCAACCGGCAATGAGATTGCGGACCTTCCGCCCGAACTCACCCGCAAAGGGCGGTTTGACGAAATTTTTTACGTCGGCCTGCCGAATTTGGAAGCTCGTAAGGAAATCATTAAAATCCACAGCCTGACCCTGCCCCTGAGTGAAAACCATATCAACGAAATCGCAGAGAAGACCAAATTCTATACTGGAGCGGAAATAGAACAAACCCTGAAAAATGCGCTCTTCGAACTGAAGGGCATCCTGGAAGACAACCCGGATGCCAGCCCCTCCGGGGCGTCCGACCTGCTTTTTGCAGCCATCCGGAAGACTATGGAAGATATGGTGCCCCTGGCCGACCGAAGGGTGGTGAAAGACGGTAAAAAAGAGTCCATCCTGAAAGACACGATCGAAAAAGCCCAGAGCATTGCCAAACCTGCATCCGATAGATTTGAAGAATTGCCTACCGGCGATGAACACACCCGCTTCGAATACAAATGA
- the amrS gene encoding AmmeMemoRadiSam system radical SAM enzyme produces MLPVSSKEALYYRPVGNGKVICELCPHYCEIAENQKGRCHVRQNEGGKLYTLVYGAISIVNVDPVEKKPLYHFFPGRKTFSFAPYGCNLSCKYCINWEISQQKAARSSAEAKAISPSALVDYAVQNHCMGIAYTYIEPSIFYELSLDTAKIAHEHGLKNIYKTNGYITAEPLKAINPYLDAANVDLKSFSDASYRSFGGRLQPVLDTLARMKSLGVWLEVTTLIIPGINDSTEEIGAMARFIAQSLGCDTPWHLSRFFPAYKMQETPSTPESTILQARDIGRQAGLRYVYCSNLSQKGYKDTLCHHCRNPLVTRLGHQIVVNKVKDRRCPICQTVLAGRFE; encoded by the coding sequence ATGCTGCCAGTATCATCAAAAGAAGCCCTCTACTATCGCCCGGTTGGTAACGGTAAGGTCATTTGCGAGCTGTGCCCACACTATTGCGAGATTGCCGAGAACCAGAAGGGGCGCTGTCATGTGCGGCAAAACGAAGGGGGGAAACTCTACACCCTCGTCTATGGAGCGATCTCCATTGTCAATGTAGATCCTGTGGAGAAGAAGCCGCTTTATCATTTTTTTCCCGGACGCAAGACCTTTTCTTTTGCGCCCTACGGCTGTAACCTTAGCTGTAAGTACTGTATCAATTGGGAAATTTCCCAGCAGAAGGCCGCCAGATCATCAGCTGAAGCCAAAGCCATCAGCCCATCTGCTTTGGTGGACTATGCCGTCCAGAATCACTGCATGGGCATTGCCTACACCTATATAGAGCCGAGCATTTTCTACGAGCTGAGCCTGGACACGGCCAAAATAGCTCACGAACACGGTCTGAAAAACATCTACAAAACGAACGGCTACATTACTGCGGAACCGCTGAAGGCCATCAATCCCTATCTGGATGCCGCCAATGTGGATTTGAAATCGTTTAGCGATGCCTCCTACCGGTCGTTTGGCGGCCGCCTGCAGCCTGTGCTCGATACCCTGGCCCGCATGAAGAGCCTGGGGGTTTGGCTGGAGGTAACAACCTTAATCATTCCAGGTATCAACGACAGTACAGAAGAGATCGGGGCTATGGCTAGGTTTATTGCCCAATCCTTGGGCTGCGATACTCCCTGGCACCTCAGCCGGTTCTTTCCGGCGTACAAAATGCAGGAAACGCCCTCCACTCCGGAAAGCACCATCCTTCAGGCTCGGGATATCGGCCGCCAGGCCGGATTGCGGTATGTATACTGCAGCAATCTTTCCCAAAAGGGCTACAAAGATACCCTCTGTCATCACTGCCGCAATCCATTGGTCACCAGGTTGGGTCACCAAATAGTAGTGAATAAGGTAAAAGACCGGCGCTGCCCTATTTGCCAGACTGTATTAGCTGGGCGATTTGAGTAG
- a CDS encoding AAA family ATPase: protein MDWENINLNDIADTNVFSTPQWTEIIENLHQAPASVRRTIIREHSKTVLDRLHSLEIELNKRLILKEEIVRMMFVTAIAQQPMLLIGEPGTAKSLLVSKFCEGLGIGAISEGRQNTFFHYLLHKFTEPDELLGVINLEKLKSPDHPSFERLTEGTIKDAEVIFLDEVFKANSAILNTLLSILNERRVYEGGKIIKAKARLIFGAANEIPPVHQLGELKAFFERFTVRMKSEFVPYQDGHVKASEGRRKLLKEGWKAESVKLQSSYDPEFSILDHPASLNDLLLSTWIVTESFGGSESLNPLFPFEDDYHMMVMELLKFNKKICSIDDRKFIKLFVLARAHAFFRGNHKPDSEDLVVFTHIWNDIRNKELLEREVYQIMESIRQKHKQKPSKKKT, encoded by the coding sequence ATGGATTGGGAAAACATCAATTTGAACGACATTGCTGACACCAATGTTTTTAGTACTCCTCAGTGGACGGAGATCATCGAAAATTTGCACCAGGCACCCGCTTCGGTCAGGAGAACCATAATTAGAGAGCACAGCAAAACGGTTCTGGACCGACTGCACAGCCTGGAAATAGAGTTGAATAAGAGGCTCATTCTAAAAGAAGAGATCGTAAGGATGATGTTCGTTACAGCCATCGCCCAACAGCCCATGCTGCTTATTGGCGAACCAGGCACGGCCAAATCCTTGCTGGTCAGCAAGTTTTGCGAAGGGTTGGGTATTGGCGCCATCAGCGAAGGCCGCCAGAACACATTCTTTCATTATCTGCTCCACAAATTCACCGAACCGGACGAACTCCTCGGGGTGATAAATCTCGAAAAGTTAAAATCGCCGGATCACCCCTCCTTTGAGCGGCTCACCGAAGGTACCATAAAGGACGCTGAAGTGATCTTTTTGGACGAAGTGTTCAAGGCCAATTCGGCCATCCTCAACACGTTGTTATCCATCCTCAACGAGAGAAGGGTATACGAAGGCGGGAAAATCATTAAAGCTAAAGCCCGCTTGATTTTCGGTGCTGCCAACGAGATTCCGCCGGTTCACCAGTTGGGCGAACTCAAGGCTTTTTTCGAGCGCTTCACCGTTCGGATGAAAAGCGAATTCGTTCCATATCAGGACGGCCATGTTAAAGCTTCCGAAGGCCGCCGCAAATTGTTGAAGGAGGGTTGGAAAGCCGAATCGGTCAAGTTGCAGTCTTCCTACGATCCGGAATTTTCCATTTTGGACCATCCGGCTTCCCTCAACGACCTCTTGCTGAGCACCTGGATCGTCACCGAGTCCTTCGGTGGAAGCGAAAGCCTGAATCCCCTGTTCCCTTTTGAGGACGACTACCACATGATGGTAATGGAGCTGCTTAAATTCAACAAAAAGATTTGCAGCATCGACGACCGGAAATTCATTAAGTTGTTCGTGCTGGCACGCGCCCACGCCTTTTTTAGGGGCAATCACAAACCCGATAGCGAAGATTTGGTGGTGTTTACCCATATTTGGAACGACATCAGGAACAAAGAACTTCTGGAAAGGGAAGTGTACCAGATCATGGAAAGCATACGCCAAAAGCACAAGCAAAAACCAAGCAAAAAGAAAACATGA
- a CDS encoding ATP-binding protein produces the protein MENRSYDILSWDGSGDQNGNAIAIAHQEEITSIVQFLQQGQSVLVIGRKRLTPYIINLVQQSSGLEFAHLNNNREGSENPSVTSHLSDQLGQRLFEFTRDLPDRLDDATLEDKVLVIKHLDLMLWTVENRPASSCNDIIFWLSEFSGASILAFWDPIFILPPIVESLFDSQISLQVLHREILWKLMSKTEAQRISDDPKNLTLASQLRLYQFFSGSDVIEFRRIMSLMAKENYAPFVNTDRVFTFIRERLPAKSASLSEPDMPEGYPKVEQDLKDKVISPVRWRHKAKNGRALKQADALIPKGVLFYGPSGTGKTEWAKWLSHELSATLIVLHGPEIKSKYLGDTEAAIRALFDRARRSAPSIILVDEIDAILPSRESSQNNTDISMVNQFLTEMNGLRKEEAVIVIGTTNRSHAIDSAFKRAGRFDVAIEVGYPGDTARKAILEHYDKEFQIGLLPGAITWICDRTSERYGKFSGAHLKAICLHLLRTKLLAAEKENPAHKKDIASEAVWQEAINNVLPNGQKGSGKTRGADYM, from the coding sequence ATGGAAAATAGATCATACGACATATTGTCATGGGACGGCAGCGGTGACCAAAACGGCAATGCCATTGCCATTGCCCATCAGGAAGAAATAACCTCGATCGTTCAGTTCTTGCAACAGGGACAATCGGTCCTGGTCATCGGCAGGAAAAGGCTGACGCCCTATATCATCAACCTGGTGCAGCAATCTTCAGGCCTGGAGTTTGCCCACCTGAATAATAATCGGGAAGGGAGTGAAAATCCCTCTGTTACCAGCCATTTATCTGATCAACTCGGTCAGAGGCTCTTTGAATTCACCCGTGATCTACCTGATCGCCTGGACGACGCTACGCTCGAAGACAAGGTATTGGTCATAAAACACCTCGACCTCATGTTGTGGACGGTAGAAAACCGGCCGGCCAGTTCCTGTAACGACATCATTTTCTGGCTTTCAGAATTCAGCGGCGCCAGCATCCTGGCGTTTTGGGACCCAATATTCATCCTGCCCCCGATAGTGGAGAGCTTATTCGACAGCCAGATATCGCTTCAGGTACTACACCGGGAGATTCTCTGGAAACTGATGAGCAAAACTGAAGCCCAAAGAATATCGGATGACCCGAAAAATCTGACCCTGGCTTCGCAACTGAGGCTCTATCAGTTCTTTTCGGGATCCGACGTCATCGAATTCCGCAGGATCATGAGCCTCATGGCCAAGGAGAATTACGCTCCATTTGTCAATACCGACCGGGTATTTACCTTTATCAGAGAAAGGCTGCCTGCCAAAAGTGCCAGCCTTTCCGAACCTGACATGCCCGAGGGCTATCCGAAAGTAGAACAGGACCTGAAGGACAAGGTGATCTCCCCGGTCCGGTGGAGGCATAAGGCAAAGAACGGCCGGGCCTTAAAGCAAGCCGACGCCCTGATCCCCAAAGGCGTGCTTTTTTACGGGCCTTCCGGCACGGGTAAAACCGAATGGGCAAAGTGGTTGTCGCACGAACTGAGCGCGACGCTCATTGTACTTCACGGCCCTGAGATCAAATCCAAATACCTAGGCGATACCGAAGCCGCCATTCGCGCCTTGTTTGACCGGGCCCGCCGCTCGGCGCCTTCCATCATCCTGGTGGATGAGATAGACGCCATACTACCTTCGCGGGAATCCAGCCAAAATAATACCGATATCAGCATGGTCAATCAATTTCTGACAGAGATGAACGGGCTTCGCAAAGAAGAAGCGGTGATTGTCATCGGCACCACCAACCGGTCTCATGCCATAGACAGCGCTTTCAAGCGGGCCGGCCGGTTCGACGTAGCGATTGAAGTAGGCTACCCCGGAGATACTGCCCGGAAGGCCATTCTCGAACACTACGATAAAGAATTCCAGATCGGCTTGCTGCCAGGAGCCATCACCTGGATTTGCGATCGCACCAGCGAACGCTATGGCAAATTCAGCGGTGCCCACCTGAAAGCGATCTGCCTGCATTTGCTGAGAACCAAACTACTGGCAGCGGAAAAGGAAAACCCGGCGCACAAAAAGGATATTGCCTCTGAAGCGGTTTGGCAAGAAGCGATCAACAACGTGCTTCCCAATGGGCAAAAAGGAAGCGGGAAAACCAGGGGCGCAGATTATATGTAA